One window of the Microbulbifer sp. Q7 genome contains the following:
- a CDS encoding autotransporter domain-containing protein, with protein sequence MRYPSAGRACNAGASRLCLLAMPAILTSLASAGSTAQVALGSEDDHYLLNSNSPGIRFLDTAFDGGTGRDTLTIQGLELENPARLRRWETINLEQATRLTLNSHLIFGDAGHHPGHLGISSDSALLLPHYSAGLYTSGGQALAVFNAGTIDLSGQTANQLLIQGDYIGGAGSAIRMDLVAGGDDSLADRVIIDGGHASGSTRLYFNRLAGSGADTQDGILVVEARNGGSTSGNAFYMPQSVSAGPYEYHLFRGTGDPADHNWYLRSTLNPGEQPVTQPAGEANGMATGSTMAATTLSLPATASPLAAPPIGSNSVPIYRPEIPLYAQAKSLARLTSLQEIGSYHKRRGEQRSWFDGVNDDWMRVHHMRADYNWHGDVSNRFDGNITGFQVGTNFWSAPTCTGGAREMGLFVGSTRTSGDVTGFARGFRDYRAGRNQLTSYHVGYYFNDYRPDMGYFDFTAKVAYLELDSESSRGIGGTVTGPQLTLSVEKGFAWQPSERFHIEPQLQAVVNYSNLSAYYDDISWVEPDMTPEANFRAGLRAYPTGNQGETQWLGGNLRPYLFGNIWHTLGGNDQLQFDLNLQLDLERQATWGEFGGGVVLLESTLGSAFLNIGYQRSLDDLDWSGANASLGFNWAW encoded by the coding sequence ATGCGGTATCCCAGCGCGGGCCGTGCGTGTAACGCCGGCGCCTCCAGGCTTTGTTTGCTGGCCATGCCGGCCATACTCACCTCGCTGGCATCGGCTGGCAGCACTGCCCAGGTGGCACTGGGTAGTGAGGATGATCACTATCTTCTCAACTCAAACAGCCCCGGCATTCGTTTTCTCGACACCGCCTTCGACGGGGGCACCGGCCGCGATACTCTCACCATTCAGGGACTCGAGTTGGAAAATCCGGCGCGCCTGCGGCGCTGGGAAACCATCAACCTCGAACAGGCCACACGCCTGACACTCAACAGCCATCTGATATTCGGCGATGCGGGGCATCATCCCGGGCATCTCGGCATCAGTAGTGACAGCGCTTTGCTGCTGCCCCACTACAGCGCCGGCCTGTACACCAGCGGCGGCCAGGCTCTCGCCGTGTTCAATGCCGGCACCATCGACCTGAGCGGACAAACCGCCAATCAACTGCTGATCCAGGGCGACTATATCGGCGGCGCCGGCAGCGCCATTCGCATGGACCTGGTCGCCGGCGGCGACGATAGTCTTGCCGACCGCGTGATCATCGACGGCGGCCATGCCAGCGGCAGCACCCGGCTCTACTTCAACCGACTGGCCGGCAGCGGCGCCGATACCCAGGACGGCATCCTCGTCGTAGAGGCCCGCAACGGCGGTAGCACGTCTGGCAATGCGTTTTATATGCCGCAGTCCGTCTCCGCAGGCCCCTACGAATACCATCTGTTTCGCGGTACGGGGGACCCGGCGGACCACAACTGGTATTTGCGCTCCACCCTCAACCCCGGTGAGCAGCCTGTAACCCAGCCCGCCGGCGAGGCCAACGGAATGGCTACCGGCAGCACCATGGCAGCCACCACCCTGAGCCTCCCCGCGACAGCGTCCCCCCTCGCCGCGCCCCCGATCGGCAGCAACTCGGTCCCGATCTACCGGCCCGAGATTCCCCTGTACGCCCAGGCCAAGTCCCTCGCCCGCCTCACCTCGCTGCAGGAAATTGGCAGCTATCACAAACGCCGGGGAGAGCAGCGTAGCTGGTTCGATGGCGTCAACGACGACTGGATGCGTGTGCACCACATGCGCGCCGACTACAACTGGCACGGCGACGTCAGCAACCGCTTCGACGGCAATATCACCGGGTTTCAGGTGGGTACCAATTTCTGGTCCGCCCCCACCTGTACCGGCGGCGCACGGGAAATGGGCCTGTTCGTCGGCAGTACCCGCACCAGCGGCGACGTCACCGGCTTTGCCCGAGGCTTCCGCGACTACCGCGCCGGGCGCAACCAGCTCACCAGTTATCACGTGGGTTATTACTTCAATGACTATCGCCCGGATATGGGCTACTTCGATTTCACCGCCAAGGTGGCCTACCTGGAGCTGGACAGCGAATCCTCACGCGGTATTGGCGGCACCGTCACCGGACCGCAGCTCACCCTTTCGGTAGAGAAAGGCTTCGCCTGGCAACCATCCGAAAGGTTCCACATCGAACCGCAACTACAGGCGGTGGTGAACTACAGCAATCTGAGCGCCTACTACGATGATATTTCCTGGGTCGAACCGGACATGACCCCGGAGGCCAACTTCCGCGCCGGGCTGCGCGCCTATCCTACCGGCAACCAAGGGGAAACCCAGTGGCTGGGTGGCAACCTGCGTCCCTACCTGTTTGGCAACATCTGGCACACCCTCGGCGGCAACGATCAGCTGCAGTTCGACCTGAACCTGCAGCTCGATCTTGAGCGCCAAGCAACCTGGGGAGAGTTCGGGGGTGGTGTGGTGCTGCTGGAAAGCACACTCGGCAGCGCGTTTCTGAACATCGGCTACCAGCGCTCCCTCGACGACCTGGACTGGTCCGGAGCCAACGCCAGCCTCGGCTTCAACTGGGCCTGGTGA
- the rpoD gene encoding RNA polymerase sigma factor RpoD, whose product MTDKTQQQKTTSRIRELIARGKEQGYLTYAEVNDHLPEDISDPDQVEDIIGMINDMGIKVFEQAPDAEELLMAEGDSSADEIAAAEAAAALAAVESDVGRTTDPVRMYMREMGTVELLTREGEIAIAKRIEEGLRELMAALAYWPGAVQQVIDEYALIEKEERRIPDVIAGWLDPADEVPPGAQAGQAAEAQKKADSKDGDDSDDDDDSSEEEEENVGGIDPEELAERMNALIAAQKKADAAIKKHGRDSKQAGEAMEAVGEVFRFFKLAPRQFDPLYNEVRNILDDVRAQERLVMNLCIKRARMPRKTFIKEFPGNETNLEWIPAIIKKKRDYSDALRQVAEEIQRAQRKLQQAQDKAQLDVAQIKEINRRMSIGEARSRRAKKEMVEANLRLVISIAKKYTNRGLQFLDLIQEGNIGLMKAVDKFEYRRGYKFSTYATWWIRQAITRSIADQARTIRIPVHMIETINKLNRISRQMLQEMGREPTPEELGERMEMPEDKVRKVLKIAKEPISMETPIGDDEDSHLGDFIEDQNQSSPIDTATSTGLHDATRSVLSGLTAREAKVLRMRFGIDMNTDHTLEEVGKQFDVTRERIRQIEAKALRKLRHPSRSEHLRSFLDE is encoded by the coding sequence ATGACCGACAAAACCCAGCAGCAAAAGACTACCTCCCGCATCAGAGAACTGATCGCCCGCGGCAAAGAGCAGGGCTATCTCACCTATGCGGAAGTGAACGATCACCTGCCCGAAGACATCTCCGATCCCGATCAGGTCGAAGACATCATCGGCATGATCAACGACATGGGCATCAAGGTGTTCGAACAGGCACCGGATGCCGAAGAACTGTTGATGGCCGAAGGCGACAGCTCCGCTGACGAAATCGCCGCCGCCGAAGCCGCCGCCGCGCTCGCCGCCGTGGAATCCGATGTAGGCCGTACCACCGACCCGGTGCGTATGTACATGCGCGAAATGGGCACCGTAGAGCTGCTCACCCGCGAGGGCGAGATCGCTATCGCCAAGCGCATCGAAGAAGGCCTGCGTGAGCTGATGGCCGCGCTCGCCTACTGGCCCGGCGCGGTGCAGCAAGTCATCGACGAATACGCACTCATCGAGAAAGAAGAGCGCCGTATTCCCGACGTCATTGCCGGCTGGCTCGACCCCGCCGACGAAGTGCCCCCGGGTGCCCAGGCTGGTCAGGCTGCGGAAGCGCAGAAGAAAGCCGACAGCAAAGACGGTGACGACAGCGATGACGACGACGATTCCTCGGAAGAAGAGGAAGAGAACGTAGGCGGCATCGATCCGGAAGAACTCGCCGAGCGCATGAACGCGCTGATCGCCGCGCAGAAGAAAGCCGATGCCGCCATCAAGAAGCACGGCCGCGACTCCAAACAGGCCGGTGAGGCCATGGAAGCCGTAGGCGAAGTATTCCGCTTCTTCAAACTGGCACCGCGCCAGTTCGACCCGCTGTACAACGAAGTGCGCAATATTCTCGACGACGTGCGCGCGCAAGAGCGCCTGGTGATGAACCTGTGCATCAAGCGTGCCCGTATGCCGCGCAAAACCTTCATCAAGGAATTTCCCGGCAACGAAACCAATCTTGAGTGGATCCCCGCGATCATCAAGAAAAAGCGCGACTACTCCGACGCCCTGCGCCAGGTCGCCGAAGAAATCCAGCGCGCCCAGCGCAAACTGCAGCAGGCGCAGGACAAAGCCCAGCTGGACGTGGCCCAGATCAAAGAGATCAACCGCCGCATGTCCATTGGCGAGGCACGCTCGCGCCGCGCCAAGAAAGAGATGGTCGAGGCTAACCTGCGCCTGGTGATCTCCATCGCCAAGAAGTACACCAACCGCGGCCTGCAGTTCCTGGACCTGATCCAGGAAGGCAACATCGGCCTGATGAAAGCGGTCGACAAGTTCGAATACCGCCGCGGCTACAAGTTCTCGACCTACGCCACCTGGTGGATTCGTCAGGCGATCACCCGCTCCATTGCCGACCAGGCCCGCACCATCCGTATTCCGGTGCATATGATTGAGACCATCAACAAGCTCAACCGTATCAGCCGCCAGATGCTGCAGGAGATGGGACGCGAGCCCACCCCGGAAGAGCTGGGCGAGCGTATGGAGATGCCGGAAGACAAGGTGCGCAAGGTCCTGAAGATCGCCAAAGAGCCGATCTCCATGGAAACCCCGATCGGTGACGATGAAGACTCTCATCTGGGCGACTTTATTGAAGATCAGAACCAGTCTTCACCGATCGACACCGCGACGTCCACCGGCCTGCACGACGCCACCCGCTCTGTGCTGTCCGGCCTGACGGCTCGGGAAGCCAAGGTACTGCGCATGCGCTTCGGTATCGACATGAACACCGACCACACTCTCGAGGAAGTGGGCAAGCAGTTCGATGTGACCCGCGAGCGTATCCGTCAGATCGAAGCCAAGGCGTTGCGCAAACTGCGCCATCCTTCGCGCTCCGAACATCTGCGCAGCTTCCTGGACGAGTAA
- a CDS encoding diacylglycerol kinase, giving the protein MEEQFVNKPGKTGLSRLIDATEYSRQGLMATWRNEAAFRQEVILAIFLIPAALWLGESGVERALLIGVTLLVMIVELLNSAVEAVVDRVGPEKHPLSKIAKDTGSAAVSISLLLWASTWACILLPRWIG; this is encoded by the coding sequence ATGGAAGAGCAGTTTGTGAATAAACCCGGCAAAACCGGTCTCTCTCGTCTGATCGACGCCACCGAGTACTCCCGTCAGGGGCTTATGGCTACCTGGCGCAACGAAGCGGCCTTCCGCCAGGAAGTGATCCTCGCGATTTTCCTGATCCCCGCCGCTCTGTGGCTGGGCGAGTCCGGTGTCGAGCGCGCCCTGCTGATCGGCGTGACCCTGCTGGTGATGATCGTCGAGTTGCTCAACAGTGCGGTGGAGGCGGTGGTAGACCGGGTAGGGCCTGAAAAACACCCCCTGTCCAAAATCGCCAAGGACACCGGCTCCGCCGCGGTATCCATCTCCCTGCTACTGTGGGCATCCACCTGGGCGTGTATCCTGCTGCCCCGCTGGATTGGCTGA
- a CDS encoding MFS transporter: METEFSPAAETAPVASARVQRSNIWRLAIAQALAGANSVVAYATGAIVGSALAPSPILATLPLTIFVLGMALCTLPAGAIAGRYGRRAAFLSGAGAGVLAGLTAVVAVYVGGVTGFWLFCLSTFFGGAYAAVVLSFRFAAADAVAPERKAQALSLVMAGGVAAGVVGPQLVNWTMHLLPQPMFAATFYAQAAVAALSAVILLGVRLPKPTAQAQKGGRPLSLIVKQPRFIAAATCGAISYTLMNFLMTAAPLAMHMHGHSTASSNLGLQWHVIAMFAPSFFTGKLIARFGAERVMMVGLVLIGLSAAVGLGGMQVAHFWWTLILLGLGWNFGFLGASALVLECHSEAEKTRVQSANDFIVFGLMALGSFASGGILSTYGWSTVLWASFPPLAITVVALAVLQSRTKPAADATESAA, translated from the coding sequence ATGGAAACTGAATTTTCTCCCGCTGCTGAAACGGCACCCGTCGCGAGCGCCCGCGTGCAGCGCAGCAATATCTGGCGGCTCGCCATTGCCCAGGCGCTTGCCGGTGCCAACTCGGTGGTCGCCTATGCCACCGGTGCCATCGTAGGCAGTGCGCTGGCACCGTCACCGATACTGGCAACCCTGCCACTGACCATTTTCGTGTTGGGCATGGCACTGTGCACGTTACCTGCAGGGGCCATCGCCGGACGCTATGGACGTCGCGCGGCGTTTTTATCCGGCGCCGGTGCCGGTGTACTGGCCGGATTAACGGCGGTGGTCGCGGTGTATGTCGGCGGTGTGACTGGCTTCTGGCTATTTTGCCTGTCCACATTTTTTGGCGGTGCTTATGCCGCGGTGGTGCTGTCATTCCGATTTGCGGCGGCAGATGCGGTGGCTCCTGAGCGCAAGGCCCAGGCGCTGTCGCTGGTCATGGCCGGTGGCGTGGCGGCGGGGGTTGTGGGCCCGCAGCTGGTGAACTGGACCATGCATCTGTTGCCGCAGCCGATGTTTGCCGCCACCTTCTATGCGCAGGCCGCAGTGGCAGCACTCTCTGCAGTGATCCTGCTGGGGGTGCGGCTGCCGAAGCCCACTGCGCAGGCGCAAAAAGGTGGGCGACCACTATCGCTTATCGTGAAACAGCCGCGCTTTATCGCCGCCGCAACCTGCGGGGCCATCTCCTACACCCTGATGAACTTCCTGATGACCGCCGCACCCCTGGCGATGCATATGCACGGGCATTCCACGGCATCGTCCAACCTCGGCCTGCAGTGGCATGTGATCGCCATGTTCGCGCCCAGCTTTTTCACCGGAAAACTTATCGCGCGCTTCGGCGCCGAGCGGGTGATGATGGTGGGGCTGGTACTGATCGGCCTGTCCGCCGCAGTCGGTCTGGGTGGCATGCAGGTAGCCCACTTCTGGTGGACCCTGATTCTGCTCGGGCTGGGGTGGAATTTTGGATTCCTCGGCGCTTCTGCACTGGTGCTCGAATGCCACAGTGAGGCGGAAAAAACCCGGGTACAGTCCGCCAATGATTTCATCGTGTTTGGCCTGATGGCGCTGGGCTCCTTTGCCTCTGGCGGAATCCTGAGTACCTATGGCTGGAGCACCGTACTCTGGGCATCGTTCCCGCCACTGGCGATTACCGTGGTGGCCCTGGCGGTGTTGCAGTCGCGCACTAAGCCCGCCGCGGATGCCACGGAATCGGCCGCGTGA